CTTGCCTGTAGGTTCAAAAAGACGCACAATAAGCTTCGCCCCATCCTCGGACATCTTTCCGGCGGACAGAACGACCGCATCGTCGGAGAGCGTGATGAACGGCCGCACCGCATCGCCTGCGCCCGACGGGAAGAACGAGAGCGCATACGGCTTTTCATTGAGCGTCGCCGCCTCGCGCGGGGTGTTCTTTTCGCGTGCATCCGCTTTGCCGATGTCGAGCCAGAAACGGAAGAGCCGCTCACCCTGATC
This Spirochaetota bacterium DNA region includes the following protein-coding sequences:
- a CDS encoding glycosyl hydrolase-related protein, whose product is DQGERLFRFWLDIGKADAREKNTPREAATLNEKPYALSFFPSGAGDAVRPFITLSDDAVVLSAGKMSEDGAKLIVRLFEPTGKKRSTTVNIPRLNIAHTVTLNAFEVRTIAVDTASHEVTEVDLMERRTHG